TATTCCATACGGGTTTTAGGTGTCATTATCCGCCCCTTGTGGAACTGTAAAACTGTCCCTACTTGGGTTAGATAGTAAATTGCGCAATGATATGCCCTATGGTAAGATTTTAGCTTGCGCAATACGCGCGGTTGACTTGAGTTAGCCTGAAAAGGTACCATTATACTTAAAATCTATACAATAGCAATGTTGCGGAGGCCGGCTTGGAACAGTTAATACATCCCGATATGGAGAAAATACTCATCAGCCGCGAGCAGATCCAGCAGCGGGTTGCCGATCTGGGCGCGCAGATTTCCCGCGATTATGCCGGGAAAACGCCAACTTTAGTCGGAGTGTTGCGCGGGTGCGTGCTGTTCCTTTCGGATCTGATGCAGCATATAAGCATAGACTGCCGGCTTGATTTCATCTGCCCGTCTTCTTATGCGGGCACCAAATCCACCGGGGTTGTGCGGCTGCTGCTGGATCTGCGCGAGCCTATAGAGGGGAAGGATGTCATCATCGTGGAAGATATTGTGGACAGCGGGCTCACGATGAGCTATCTGCTGGAAAATTTCAAGACCCGCAGGCCCAAATCCCTTTCCGTCTGCACGCTGCTTGACAAAACGGAATGCCGGACGAAAGAGGTGCCCATCAGCTACGCCGGCTTTAAAGTGGGGGACGAATTCGTGGTGGGCTACGGGCTGGATTACTGGGAGATTTACCGGAATCTGCCCTATATCGGAGTGCTCAAATCTTCAAGGATACGTGAATAGACATGTTCCCCAAACAAATGAAACGGAATGCGCCTAATCCGGCGCTGCAGATTTTTGTGTGGCTGGGCGCGATACTGGTTTTGCTGCTTGTTTACCAGCATATGCAGGGCGGCGCGGTGGAAAAGCAGCTGGCCTATTCGGAGTTTAAATCCAATCTCAAAGCCGGCAATGTGGAAAACGTGCGCCTGAGCCCGGAACTGATTACCGGCACGCTCAAGGAGAACGGGAAACCGCAGAAATTCCGCGCGGTCGCGGTGAAGGACGACAATCTGGTGTCCGAGCTGGAATCCGGCAACGTAAAGTTCGAAGGCACGACTGACAAAAGCTGGGTTACGTCAGTGCTGCTCAATCTCGGCTGGATAGCCATTTTCATATTCCTCTGGTGGTTCATGTTCCTGCGCGGCGCCGGGGGCGGGAAGCAGGCGATGAGTTTCGCCCGGTCGCGCGCCAAGCGGCAGGAAAACGGCAAAGGCGACGTGACTTTTAAAGACGTGGCCGGCTGCGACGAGGCCAAGGAAGAGCTGCAGGATGTCATTGAGTTTCTCAAGGATCCCAAGCGGTTCCGCAAGCTCGGAGGCAAACTGCCCAAAGGCGTGCTGCTGTACGGCACTCCGGGCACCGGCAAGACACTGCTCGCCAAAGCGGTCGCGGGCGAGGCGAAAGTGGCGTTTTTCAGTTCGTCCGGCTCGGAATTCGTGGAGATGTTCGTGGGCGTGGGCGCGTCGCGCGTGCGCGACCTGTTCGAGCAGGCCAAGAAAAACGCGCCTTCCATTCTGTTCATAGACGAACTGGATGCGGTTGGCCGCAGGCGGTTCGCCGGGATCGGAGGCGGGCATGACGAGCGCGAGCAGACGCTTAACCAGCTGCTGATAGAGCTGGACGGGTTTGAGTCGAATGAAGGCATTATCCTTATCGCTTCGACCAACCGGCCGGACGTGCTTGATCCCGCGCTGATGCGGCCGGGCCGGTTTGACCGGCATGTAAATGTGCCCATGCCTGATGTGAAGGGGCGCGAAGCCATTTTGAAGGTGCACGCCAAAAAAGTGCGGATTGATAAAAACGTCAATCTGGCGCTGATTGCCAGGCAGACTCCCGGGTTTGTGGGGGCGGATCTGGCCAACGTGGTCAACGAGGCGGCACTGCTGGCCGCGCGGCTTAACAAGGCCACCGTGCAGCTGGAACATTTTCAGGAAGCGATCGAGCGCGTTGTGGCGGGCCCTCAGCGCAAGAGCCGCGTGATCAGCGACCGGGAGAAGCGGATTATAGCCTACCACGAAAGCGGACACACGCTTATCGCCAAAATGATCAGCGGAGCGGACCGGGTGCATAAAGTGTCCATAATATCGCGCGGACCCGCCCTGGGCTACACTTTGCAGCTGCCGGAGGAGGACAAATATCTCACCTCCCGGACTGATCTTATCCGGCGGCTGTGCGTTCTGCTGGGCGGCCGCGCGGCGGAACAGCTTGTTTTCAATGAAACCACGTCCGGCGCGGCGGACGATATTTCCAAAGTGACGATGTACGCGCACCGCATGGTGGCGGAATTCGGCATGAGCGAGGCTATCGGCCCGATCGCGCTCCATAAAGAGGAGGGCGAGGTGTTTTTAGGCCGCGATCTCGCGCGGCAGCAGCAGTATTCCGAGGATACCGCCCGGCTGATAGACCGCGAACTGAAGCTGGTGGTGGATGAGTGTTACGACCGCGCGCTGAAAATACTTTCCGAAAACCGGGCCACGCTTGACGCGCTGAGCAAATGGCTGATAGAGCGCGAGGTGCTTGAGGCGGATGAGATCACCGCCATTATTGACAATCCTGCCATTGTTTTGCCGGAACGGGCCTCTCCCTCGGAACAGGCTGCCGAGCCGGCCGAACCGCAGGCCGAGAAGGACGCCGCCTGCGAGGAAGCAGCCCGTGAGGCGGGGGAAAATGAAGCCGAGGATGACGCGCAGGATGAAGACGAGGCCGGGGAGCTGGAAGATGTTCCGGCTGAAAAGACGCCGGCCGGCATTAAATCGGCGCAGGCGGATGACGCTGTGGTTAAAGCGGCTAAAAAGGACTGAACCCAATGGGAAAATTTTTCGGCACCGACGGTATCCGGGGTATAGCGTACGAGTTTCCGCTGACCGGAGAGTTTGTCGTCAGGGCCGGGTATGCGGCGGTAAAGGAAATCGTGCGCGAGCCGGGCGTGTTCAACCCGGGCGCGGACGGTTCCAACAGTATTCCCGCGGTGGTAATCGGTCGTGATTCGCGCCAGTCCGGGCGTGATATAACCGACTGGCTGGTGCGCGGCGTAACCGCCGCCGGCTGCCGGGTCATAGACGCTGGTGTGCTGACCACGCCGGCGGTTGCTTACCTTACCCCCAAACTGGAAGCGGTGTGCGGGATAGTGGTATCGGCGAGCCATAACCCGCCGGAGTTCAACGGCATAAAATTTTTCTCCTGGAAAGGCGCGAAGCTGCCGCCGCGGCTTGAGGAGCGGATAGAAGCGCGGCTGCGGGCCGGAACGCCGGTCCCCGGAGTGACGGCGGCGGAAACAAAAAAACTTTATTCGTTCCGGCCTGAACTGGCGGAGGAGTATCTTGAATTTCTTGTGAGCACGATGCCTCCGGAACTCAATCTGGCCGGCATGTCGCTTGTGATAGACTGCGCCAACGGCGCGGCCTATAAAATAGCCGGGCAGCTGTTTAAAAGGCTGGGCGCGCGGGTGCATGTCACGGGCAACAGGCCTGACGGCGGGAATATAAATGTCGGGTGCGGCTCCCTGCATCTTGAAAAAGTCTGTGCGCAGACCCGACGGCGCGGCGCGGACTGCGGGTTCGCGCTTGACGGCGATGCCGACCGCGTGCTTTTTTCCGACGAAACCGGCGCGCCGCTTGACGGCGACGATATTATCGCGCTTGCCGCGCATGAAATGCACGCCGCAGGCACGCTCCGCTGGGACCGGGTGGTGCTTACCGTCATGTCTAACTGCGGGCTGGCGCAGTGGCTTGAACGCGAGGGGATAGGAGCGGTGTCCGTTCCTGTGGGCGACAAATATGTAAGCGAAGCGCTGGAACTGGGGGATTTGAGCGTCGGGGGCGAGGCGTCCGGGCATATAATTTTCCGGGAATTCGCGCCGACGGGCGACGGGCTGCTTACCGCCGTGCAGGTGCTTTCGCTTCTGCGCCGCAGCGGCCGCAGGCTGAGCTGGTTTAAAAAACTGTGGACCCGCTATCCCACGCAGCTGCGCGCCGTGAAAGTTGAAACGAAGGTGCCGCTGGCCAAACTGGCCGGTTTTGAGGCGCGGGCGAGAGCGCTGGAAAAAGGGCTGGGCCCGGGCGGGCGGATTTTTATCCGTTATTCCGGCACGGAGCCCAAACTGCGGATTTTGGTGGAGGGGCCTGACCCGGGGCTGGTGACAGCCGCCGCCCGGGAGCTGGAAAATCTGTTCAAAGAGAAAGTAAAGGGGATTTTATGCCGATGAAACTGGGCGTTAATATTGATCATGTGGCCACTTTAAGGCAGGCGCGCGGGGCGGGCTATCCCGCGGTGGAAGCCGCCGCCGAACTGGCGTTGCAAAACGGCGGCGATTTCATCGTCGCGCATCTGCGCGGCGACCGCCGGCATATGCAGGACGGGGATATCAAGACGCTCGCGGCGAAACTGGGCGGCAAACTGCATCTGGAAATGGCCGGCACGGCGGAAATGGAGAAAATAGCGCTTAAATTCAGGCCGGGCTCCGTTTGCATCGTGCCGGAACGGAAAAGCGAGCTTACAACAAACGGCGGACTTTGCCTGGCCGGAAAACAGGGCCTGGAAACAGGGAAGCTGTCGGCCAGGCTGGTTAAAAAGGGGATCGGCGTGAGTTTGTTTATCGAGCCGGACCCCAATATTTTGCGCCAGGCCCACAAGCTGGGCGTAACGGCGGTTGAATTTTGCACGAAATCATACGCGGAGTCGCCCAGCCGGAAAGCGATGGCGCAACGGCTGGAGGAGCTGGCTCTGGCGGCGGTTATGGCGCGCGAGCTGGGGCTGGAGGCGCATGCGGGGCACGGGCTGGATTACGATAACGTGGCGCCGGTAGCCGGTATTGAGGATCTTGCCGCGCTTAACATAGGGTTTTCGATAATCGCGCGCGCTTTGAGCGCGGGCTTGCCGAGCGCGGTGCGCGAAATGAAGGAGCTGATGTCCTGATATGTGCGGAATAGTGGGGTATGTGGGTTCTGAAGACTGTGTGCCGGTTCTGTTGTCCGGGCTGAAGCGGCTTGAGTACCGCGGTTATGATTCGGCGGGGCTAGCCGTTATCGGATCAGCCGGTTTGCGGGTGATAAAAAACGAAGGCAAGGTGGCGGGGCTGCAGGCCCGGCTGCCGGCCAGCGGAATAAGCGGTTCGATCGGGATCGGGCACACCCGCTGGGCCACGCACGGCCGGCCGAGCGAGGAAAATTCTCATCCGCACACGTCGTGCGGGGGCGATATCGCGGTAGTGCATAACGGCATTATCGAAAATTATCTGCAGATAAAAGAGCGGCTGCTGGCGGCGGGGCATATCTTCCGGTCCGAAACGGATTCGGAAGTCGTGGCGCATCTTGTGGAGGAGAAATTCGCGCAGGCGCCCGGCGCGGACAGTGACGCGCGGTTTTTTGAAGCGGTGCGGCTGGCGGTCAGGGAACTGGAAGGCGCGTTCGCCATAGCCGTGGTGTGCGATGCCTGCCCCGGTCTGTTCATAGGCGCGCGGCGGCACAGCCCGCTGGTGGCGGGGATAGGGGACGGGGAGGCGTTTCTGGCGTCCGACGTGCCCGCGTTTATGGAGCATACCCGCAAGGCCGTGTTTTTGAAAGACGGCGAGATAGCCGTGCTGACCGCCGGGAAAGTAAAAATTTTTGATATGGACGGCAAGCCGGTTCCGGTTAAGGCGAATGTGATCAAATGGGACCGCGCGATGGCGGGAAAAGGCGGCTACAAGCATTTCATGCTTAAGGAAATTTACGATCAGCCGTTGTCCGTCGAGGAAACGCTGCTTGGCAGGCTGACTCTTGACGAAGCGACACTGAAAGGCGAATTCGGGCTGGATTACAAGGCCGCGCGCGCGATTACCCGCATTCACATAGTGGCGTGCGGCACCGCGTATCACGCCGGGCTGG
The genomic region above belongs to Elusimicrobiaceae bacterium and contains:
- a CDS encoding pyridoxine 5'-phosphate synthase yields the protein MPMKLGVNIDHVATLRQARGAGYPAVEAAAELALQNGGDFIVAHLRGDRRHMQDGDIKTLAAKLGGKLHLEMAGTAEMEKIALKFRPGSVCIVPERKSELTTNGGLCLAGKQGLETGKLSARLVKKGIGVSLFIEPDPNILRQAHKLGVTAVEFCTKSYAESPSRKAMAQRLEELALAAVMARELGLEAHAGHGLDYDNVAPVAGIEDLAALNIGFSIIARALSAGLPSAVREMKELMS
- the hpt gene encoding hypoxanthine phosphoribosyltransferase; amino-acid sequence: MEQLIHPDMEKILISREQIQQRVADLGAQISRDYAGKTPTLVGVLRGCVLFLSDLMQHISIDCRLDFICPSSYAGTKSTGVVRLLLDLREPIEGKDVIIVEDIVDSGLTMSYLLENFKTRRPKSLSVCTLLDKTECRTKEVPISYAGFKVGDEFVVGYGLDYWEIYRNLPYIGVLKSSRIRE
- the ftsH gene encoding ATP-dependent zinc metalloprotease FtsH, which translates into the protein MKRNAPNPALQIFVWLGAILVLLLVYQHMQGGAVEKQLAYSEFKSNLKAGNVENVRLSPELITGTLKENGKPQKFRAVAVKDDNLVSELESGNVKFEGTTDKSWVTSVLLNLGWIAIFIFLWWFMFLRGAGGGKQAMSFARSRAKRQENGKGDVTFKDVAGCDEAKEELQDVIEFLKDPKRFRKLGGKLPKGVLLYGTPGTGKTLLAKAVAGEAKVAFFSSSGSEFVEMFVGVGASRVRDLFEQAKKNAPSILFIDELDAVGRRRFAGIGGGHDEREQTLNQLLIELDGFESNEGIILIASTNRPDVLDPALMRPGRFDRHVNVPMPDVKGREAILKVHAKKVRIDKNVNLALIARQTPGFVGADLANVVNEAALLAARLNKATVQLEHFQEAIERVVAGPQRKSRVISDREKRIIAYHESGHTLIAKMISGADRVHKVSIISRGPALGYTLQLPEEDKYLTSRTDLIRRLCVLLGGRAAEQLVFNETTSGAADDISKVTMYAHRMVAEFGMSEAIGPIALHKEEGEVFLGRDLARQQQYSEDTARLIDRELKLVVDECYDRALKILSENRATLDALSKWLIEREVLEADEITAIIDNPAIVLPERASPSEQAAEPAEPQAEKDAACEEAAREAGENEAEDDAQDEDEAGELEDVPAEKTPAGIKSAQADDAVVKAAKKD
- the glmS gene encoding glutamine--fructose-6-phosphate transaminase (isomerizing) — its product is MCGIVGYVGSEDCVPVLLSGLKRLEYRGYDSAGLAVIGSAGLRVIKNEGKVAGLQARLPASGISGSIGIGHTRWATHGRPSEENSHPHTSCGGDIAVVHNGIIENYLQIKERLLAAGHIFRSETDSEVVAHLVEEKFAQAPGADSDARFFEAVRLAVRELEGAFAIAVVCDACPGLFIGARRHSPLVAGIGDGEAFLASDVPAFMEHTRKAVFLKDGEIAVLTAGKVKIFDMDGKPVPVKANVIKWDRAMAGKGGYKHFMLKEIYDQPLSVEETLLGRLTLDEATLKGEFGLDYKAARAITRIHIVACGTAYHAGLVAKYAIEHFARIAADIDVASEFRYREPVLAAGTLILSVSQSGETADTLAAVRTCRAAGFKSLAICNVLGSTLTRESDFTCYTHCGPEISVASTKAFTAQLAALLALALQLGRARGALPGPEGEALAAELMRLPRLMEKTVSLDKNIAEVARKICRKGSYLFLGRNSNFPIALEGALKLKEVSYVHAEAFAGGEMKHGPIAIIDEGMPVFGIAVHAATFDKMLSNLHEAVARGARVIGIMTEGIPAGGQLAARFDVPKVNEYFSPLLTVIPLQFFAYHIAVLRGCEIDQPRNLAKSVTVE